The following is a genomic window from Candidatus Obscuribacter sp..
TACGAGATCAAGGCAGTGTTGCATTTCACTACCTGGACCTTCCAGCCTGGGCACAAAATGCGCATCTCTGTCGCCAATGCCCAGGTGCCCATGACCTGGCCCAGCGCCGATCACATGACGACGACGGTGGACTTTGGCAAGTCGACTCTGTCACTGCCTGTGGTGCCGCTCAATAAAAACAAGGTGGTCGGGCTGCCCAAGGTCGCTGACCGGATGTACTGCCGCGATGGTGAGTTTATCGATGTGCCGGGTGGTAAGCCCGATGCACAGACCTATCAGCGTCGGGATTCGCGTACTGGTGCTCGCTCGCACGTGGTCAAAGCACGGTCGGCTTATCGCATCAGGGAGCGCAAGTTTTACACCAGTAACACCAGCATCTGGACTGCCAACGACGCCACTCCCTGGGCGGCTCGTTATACCGGCATCGCCAGTACGACTGTGACAAAGCGCGGGCTTGCCTGGACTTTGGCGACGCGGCTCATTGTGCGCTCGGATCGCGACAATCTCTATGTCACGGTCACTCGCACACTGACCAAAAACGGCAAGGTCGCTCGCAAACGCGCCTGGCATGAGACGATTCCGCGTCAGTTTAACTAGCGTTAGCTGGTTTGCAGTCTCTACATTCAGTTGATTCGAAGGAGTACCTCTGGTCCAAAAGACCCGAGGTACTCTCTTCTTTTTTTCTCTTTTTTAATACTAATACATATAGTGTAATGTCTCAGATCTCATATCAAGATAAAAGCTATGGTGAGTGATGCTTACTTCTTCCTTGGACATAACTTTTCAATTCTAGCTACTAGTCTCTTCAGAGTCTTATCTCTCTGATTTGTGGCGATATTCACGAGACTTTCATGTCCTTTGGTTTTAACTTATGCCATTACTACCTGGCGGACTTGAAATGGCGATACAAGAAAACAGCGATGTTAGAGAAAGCGCTCCCGTGAACGACAGAGGCACGCAAAGCGAATCTCGCTTGAATGGCGGCGAGCTATTGAGTCAGTATGATTCGGTTGTGGGCAAGGGTGCTGGCAGCTCGGGCACTGGCCTGGGTGATGGTTTGCAGGCAAGTGGTGGTCGGAGCAATAGCGCTGTCGAAAACGGTCAATTGGTTTTTAGTAACCCATACGGCGGAGCAGATCGCAATAGTGGCGAAGGTAAATCATGGCAGGTTGCTCAAGCCGGAGGTGTCGCTAATGACGCTGCTCCCAGGCAGATGAGCCCCGAAGAAAGCTTGTTTAACATGGGCAGACGCACTGATATCAAAGGTGCAAGCGCTGCTGCCGAATCTGGTCAGCAAGAGAGCGCTAAACTAGGTGCAAGCCCGGCATTCAAAAAGGACGGTACTCTCAGTCCAAAAGATCAAGAGAGCTTGTTCAAGGCTGCTGAGGGCGTTGGTAACAAAGGACTGCTCAATCATTTCCAAAACTATGTCAATCAAGGACTTAAGGGTAATCATCAATTACAATTTAGCAGAGAGTTTGCTCAAGATGGCAAAGCAACAAATGTCATCAATGTCATTGGACAAGACGGCAAACCGGTTAAACAATATCGCAAATAAGGCTTAAATTTGATGATTGGCAGACGAATGTTTTTCGCCGTTACCGTGCCCCTACTTTGTCTGTTAGTGCAATCCTGTGGTTTGCTGTCTATTGCTCAAAACGAAGGTCCGCCACCAGAGCCAGTCTTTGTCATCAAAGTAAAGCGTGATCTGTCACTCAAGCCTTCGGCAGTTGACGATGCCACTCTAGATCAGTATTTTGCCGATGAGATAGAACAGCCTGGTATCAGTCGAGAGCGATTTGAAAAGCTTTTGGCTGATGCAATAGTTAAGTATGATCCAACTCAATCGGTGGTATCAGTCAAAGATCGCACTATCGCCCTCAAGCGCCCTAAGGGCGATGTTGCTAATACTTATACTGATAACGTCTGGGCTGTTTGCAAAGATATACCCGGCAAGCGCAAGCGCAGTTTGCGGACGTTTTTAACCAGCCTCAAAGAGATAGCTAGTGGTACTGCCCAAGATAAGGGCACCGTCAGTGATGTCGTGCCTCTTGTACGGAGCGCTATGCTGGTCGACCAAATAGATGGAGCCAAACCTTCTGGGGCTGCGCCGGATCCAAAATCATTTGCCTTAGCCTGGTATCCAATCGCATCAGGTATGATTTGCGTCTATGCCTCGGACTCGCCCAACAGTCTCTCCATGCTACCTGCGGATAAAGCCGCCAAGCTAGGGCTTAGTGCCGCTGACATCAAAAAGGGTCCGATGCAGACTCTGCGCTCTCATTTGCCCACGGATATAAACTTCTATGGTGCCAAAGGTATTTTTATGGTCACATGCGGCGGTGATTTTGAGTCGAGTTTGATACTGGACGACGAGGTCATGTCGGAGCTCAAAAAGCGTGTCAAAGGGCGTTTAGTATTTGGCGTCAGCAATAAGGATATTTTGATGGCGACAGGCGATCAAGAGCAAGCAGCCTTGGCTAAATTGCGCGAAGTTATCGCGCGTGGAGCCCACGAGGGAGCAAGACCCATAAGCGATAAGCTCTATTATTGGGATGATGGCAAGATCACAGATTGTCCTTAATTTGACTGATCTTCATTTTCAGTCCTCACTGCTTTAAGTAAGCAAAGCTGCTTCTACTGTCAGTCCTGGTCCAAAACCCAGGATGACACAGGGCAAGTGATTGCCTCTAGCAATCAGTCGTTGCAAAATAAATAGCACGGTGGGTGATGACATGTTGCCGCACTCGGCTAAGACCTGTCTTGAGGTGGCGATGTCGTTTGGACTCAGTCCCAGTGCGCTCTCGACAGCGTCCAGTATGCGCGGCCCACCTGGATGCACTGCCCAACCTTTGATATCGGATAACTTGAGTCCTTGCTTGTCGAGCCAGTTGTCCATAAAAGTGGGCAGATTTGCCTCAATAAGATCTGGCACATCGCTAGTCAGGCTCATGATAAATCCAGCGTCGCCAATTTGCCAGCTCATGACGTGGTTGGAGTCTGGTACGACGTAGGAGGCGGCGCTGCGATATTGTATCTGTAGTCGCTTGGCACTATCATCAAAATCGGCACTGTCATCATAATCAGCACCACGCAGGATCAGTGCTGCTGCGCCATCGGCAAAAAGAGCGTTGGAGACTACGGAGTTGGTGCACCAGCCGTATTGGAAGTGCATTGAGCAAAGCTCGGCAGCACAAAGCAAAACAACGGCAGAAGAATCCGACAGACAATAACTATTGGCCACTCTTAAGGCATTGAGCGCGCCATGGCAGCCCATAAAGCCCACGTGGGTGCGCTGGACACTAGGGCTCAGACCGAGTGTACTAAATAGTTGCAAGTCAAATCCAGGAGCGGCAAAACCAGTACATGACGCTGTCACTAGATGAGTGACTGTGCCGATATCTATGCCGGCTTGCTCCAGCGCTGACTGGCAAGCACTGGTCGCTAGCGGAGTAATCTCGCGGTTGTACAGCTCCATGCGCTGCGCTGTTGTCGGTCCACTATCAGACTCTTGCTGAGGCTGGTGATAAAAGGGGTCACCGGGTATTGTGGCTGGAGAGGTTTGCAGCACCGTAGCGCGCGATTGTACTCCGGACTTTTTGTAGACTTTTTCTAGAGTTTTTTCTTGTTTGGCGCTCTGGCAGCTGATCATTCTTGCCAGCGCATAATACTGAGCCTGACTTACTGTATAGGCCGGTTGAGCTGTACCGAGGCTGATTATTGACGTCATCTACATCTTCCTCACTCAATCGGTTTGACGATTTGTTTGACTATTGCAGCAGCGATATTGGGCAGTACCGTCAGTAGTGGCAAAGCCACCCGGCGCACATAGCGCCGCCTTAGACCCTGTCCAATTAATTGACAGCGCTTGTGGCGCGGTCTCATCATTTGTCTATGGCGGCGTTGCCATTTGTCGCTAAGACTGGGTTGCCATTTTGTCAGTGCTTCTTTGACGATGCTTGTCACAGCGGCTGCTGATGTTAGAGCCCAGGCGATGCCTTCGCCGGTAAAGGGCTCAGCATAACCACAGGCATCACCGATGACAAAAATACCATTGGCGGCGATGCATTTGCGCTTGCGCGTAAGCGGCTCTGTGCCTCCCCACTGGACTTGTGCCAGAGATGGAGGTACAGGCAGATGACTGTCTTTGAGGATTTGCATTACGGCTCTGGATGCGCCACCCTGGGCACGGCTGTAGTTAAGATCCATCGCTGCTGCCACGTCAACGCGTCCGTCTTCTAGTCTGACTAGCCCTGCGTAGCCATTGTCTGTGCACGCCATGTAGATATAGCCGGGCTGGTAAAAGTCTGGCGCATCATCGATTATGGTGCCGCAGCCAAATCTAGACTGAGGCTCGGCGATACAGTCAAATTGAGGTAACAGCTCCAGAGCGCGTCCGCTCAAACCATCTGCGACAAGGATAACTCGACTTGTTATAGTGAGCTTAGTGCCGTCGCTCAAGAGAGTGATGGATCTTAGTGTGTGGTTGGCTGCGTTGCTGCTTGGGTCCTTTATTAGTGACTCCGCTGGAGCTTCAGAGGGAGATTCTACTTGTAACATTACAGGAGCTTCCACTTGTGCTTCTACCTGTGCCAACACGCCAGGTAAAAAGGTCACACCTTTAATGATTGCGGCCGATACCAGAGCTGTATCCAGGCTGCTGCGCGATAGTGAGATCCCGCCTGGTAGAGCCACATTGACGCTCTCAGATGCTTCATGCAATTCCAGAGATTTTAGTGGGATGCCACCCAGCGTATCGATGATCTCGCCCAGTCCGTGTGCTTTGAGCAGACTGATAGCAGCAGCGTTGATACAACAACCACATACTTTTTGCCGCGGAAAAGTTGCTTTATCAATCAAGAGCACTCGGCGGTCCGCACCACTCAACAGATTGGCGGCAAAAGCACCTGCCGGTCCTGCCCCTATTATCACAATATCCCAGTCTTGCTTGAGCGCCGCAATTGTCGTAGATCCTGTGATCATGCCTATCTAAACGATCGCCTCCACATTAAGAGCTGGCGACAGGGTGGGTGCATTTTGATTTGACAGTCGTTGAGCCCGGCTTGTTCTGCCATTTTGCGCATTTCGGCAGGTGTATAAGAGCCTCTGACAGATGCTGGTCCGTCAAACTGGACTATAGGCGATGTGCTCAAAAGTCGAGTGGCAAGCCATACGGCCGCCAGCGAGATATCGCTGCGGACTAAATCGTTGATTAGGACAATGCCTCTGGTGGACTCACGCATCTTTGCCATGAGGCTTACAACTTGCTCTGGCTCTAGATGGTGCGTAAAGAGCGATGTTATCACCACGTCAAAACCCCCTGGTAGTGGGTCGTTTAGAGCGTCCAGTCTAATAACTTTGATTGGGATGTTATACAATTTGGCGTAGGCCGTGGAGTAGTCTATCGCTGTATCGCTGATGTCGCCTGCTGTTATATCCAGCCGGACTTTGTCTTTTTTAGCCAGGCGATATAAAGCCACTGGGATGTCACCACCACCGGTGGCAATATCGAGGACGCTCAGTTTTTTGCTCTCTGCCGAGCGGGCAAAGGGCTTGATTTGTTGCCACAGGATCTCTGCGCTCGTGCTAAACGAGTTGAGACGTTCTAAACCTTGCAAAGCTTTGACGTGGCTTGCGTAGTCAAGCCCAGGATCGTCCATTAGTTCGTCTACGCGAGTGCGTGCGAGCATTAAATAACCTCTGATGATGGGTTTAGACCGCCTCTAGTTTACTAAGTTCCCGATCGCTTTATACTGGTCAAGTGCGTCAAGTTGTACCTTAATGTTAATGAGGCGGTTTGGCACGCTTTACGCGCTTGACCCAAATGGCGCATTTTGACAAAATGAGCCCTCTGGTCACTGAGGCATCTATGTACGTCAGGCGTGACATCAAACTTTCTTTGATTTTGTGGTTTTGCTGGCGCGAGGTCCTGTTTTTTATCGCGCTTAGTTTTGCCGTGTACTGGTTATACAGTCAGATGCACTATCAGTGGGTGGCAGTGCCGTTTTTGCCGGTCGGTACTATCGGTACTGCGGTGGCATTTTATATCGGCTTTAAAAATAACTCTAGCTATGAGCGGCTCTGGGAGGGCCGCAAAGTCTGGGGTTCAATAACTAATTTGTCGCGTTATTTTGCCATGATTGTCAATGCTCTGGAGGATGATCAGGCTCCAAAGGCAGAATTAGCCAGGCTCAAAGAGCGATTAATCAAGCGTCAGATTATCTGGTGCAATCTACTGCGTTTGCAGCTGCGTCAAAATGCCGACTATTGGAATGACGCCAGAGTGCCTGCCGAAGTCAGTCTGATGGGGCGCTACGGTTTGGTTGGTGGACCCGGGCAAGTCCTGGAGACTTACTTGCAAGATGATGTGTTGCCAGAGGATAAGGCTGCCTTGTCTGGTAAAACCAATCCTGCTGCCGCTTTGCTGCAAGTGCAAGTGTCCGAAGTTACGCGCATGCACCGCGAGGGCAAGATTTCTGATCTCAACGCTGAGCAGCTTTTGACTACTATCAATGATCTGCTTGCAGATCAGGGCGCCTGTGAGAGGCTTAAAAGCTTTCCCTTTCCCAGACAGTATGCCTACTTTAGTAATGTATTTGTCTGGATATTTCTCTTGCTTTTGCCGTTTAGTCTCGTAGGTGAGCTGCCCAAAGCTGGTGCTACTCTCGATTGGATGGTAGTACCTTTTAGCACTCTTATATCCTGGATATTTTTGACCATGGAGCAAGTCGGCGACACCAGCGAAGACCCTTTTGCTATGGGGCTTAACGATGTGCCACTGACCTCTATCTGCCGCAATATCGAAATCGAATTACTGGAGATGCTCGGGCAAACTGACCTGCCGGAGCGGATCAAGCCTAAGTGTGATGTGCTTTTGTAGCAGCAATCTGATGCAGAGTGCTGCTATTTCTTTTGTGAGCGAGCCCAGCTGTCTTTGAGTGTGACGATGCGGTTAAACACCGGCTTTTTGTCAGTGCTGTCTTTATCGTTGATAAAGTAGCCCTGACGCTCAAACTGGAATCTCTCACCGGGCTTGGACTCACCCAGACTGCGCTCGACTTTGCAGCCAGTCAAGACTTGCAGTGCATTAGGATTAATAGCATTGAGAAACTCACTGTCTTTGCCAGCGGGTGGTGCTTCGTCGGAGAGCAGTCTGTCGTAGAGACGTATCTCTGAGTCGACAGAGTGTTTGGCATCTACCCAGTGGATAGTGCCTTTGACTTTGCGTCCGACCGGGTTTTCGCCCAGTGGCGTCTCAGTGTCATACTTGGCTTTAAGCTCAATCACGTTGCCGGCAGCGTCTTTGACCACATCTGTGCAAGTGATAAAGTAGGCATAACGCAGACGTACTTCCTTGCCTGGAGCCAGGCGGAAATAGTCTTTGGGAGCGTTTTCCATAAAGTCATCTTGCTCGATGTAGATCTCTTTGCTAAATGGCACTTTACGTGAGCCTTCTTTGGGCACATCGTGAGGCCAGTAGGAGGCATCGAGTTCTTCGACTTTGTCGTCGGGGTAATTTTCGATTACCACTTTGAGTGGTTTGAGTACTGCCATTACCCGTGGTGCTTTGTGGTTGAGGTCGTCTCTGATGCAAAACTCCAGCTGAGCCATGTCCACTGTGCTGTTGGCTTTGGAAACACCGACACTGGCGCAAAATGCACGGATGCTCTCTGGTGTATAGCCACGGCGACGCAATCCAGCGATGGTGGGCAGGCGTGGGTCGTCCCAGCCGCTTACGTGGTTGCCTGTGACCAGCTCCAATAGACGGCGTTTGCTCATCACTGTGTAGTTGAGATTGAGTCTGGCAAACTCATATTGGTGTGGGCGACTGGGAAACTTGGCGTAATCGATGAGATTGTCGATCATCCAGTCATAGAGCTCGCGGTTGTTTTCAAATTCCAGCGTGCAGATGCTGTGGGTGATGCCTTCGATGGCGTCACTGATAGGGTGAGCATAGTCGTACATCGGGTAGATGCACCAGGTGTCGCCAGTCATGTGGTGGGCAGTGTGTCTGATGCGATAGAGCATCGGGTCGCGCATCTTCATGTTGGCGTTAGCCATGTCTATTTTGGCGCGCAGTACGTGCTCGCCGTCTTTAAACTCACCCTTGCGCATGCGGCGGAATAAGTCGAGGTTTTCTTCGACTGTGCGCTCGCGATATGGGCTGTTTGTGCCGGGCGTGGTGACATTGCCGCGGTGTGCCTTGGTCTCGGCATCGGAGAGGCTGCATACATAGGCTTTGCCGGCTGTAATCAGGTGCTCGGCGTATTCATACATTTTTTCGAAGTAGTCACTGGCGTGATAGAGACCATCCCATTCAAAGCCTAGCCAGCGCACGTCAGCCTGGATACCGTCTTCAAATAGAGTGTCTTCTTTGGCTGGGTCAGTGTCGTCAAAGCGCAAATGGCAGCGGGTGCCGCTATCTGGCAGCTTTTCGCGGTAGTCTAGAGCAAGACCAAAGTTGAGGCAGATGGACTTGGCATGACCAATGTGCAAAAAGCCATTTGGCTCTGGAGGGAAGCGGGTGATAACTTTTGCGTGGCGCTTGGCTTCCAGGTCATCGTTAATGATGTCCCTGATAAAGTCGCCCGGCTTAGCCTGCGCTGGTGCTGACGAGTTCATTTGTACCGCCTCTCCTGGTGCTACATCCCCTGGGGGTTGTCCATTTTACCCCAGAGGGGGCATATCGGCAGCATAGTATTAAGCATGTACCGCCTGTGTGTGACAGTACGTGGGGGTGGATTCGTCCGCGGCTGGCCGTAGCGGTCAATGCTCGGGTGTGTGACCATGGCTCGGACGGGATGAGTTCACTCGGCAACTGGTGTGTTGTCGTTCATGTCATCTCTTTTGAAGTTGACAATAGCTTTACCATCGCTAAATGGGTAAGCCACTTTGAAATATTTGCCAAAAAGCGGCTTGCCGCTCAGGTCAATGTAGCAATCTAAAAATAGCTGAGTTGAGTGATGTCTATCTGTACATCGGCTGGCTGCATATCCTGTCTGTGTACTAATTTGCCGGTGACCCGCACGCGTGTATTGTTGCACTCGGCTAAATTAGCCAGTCCCAAGAGGGTGATCTTTTCTTTGAGCAAAGGTAGCGACTTGATAGAGTTAAATTCCATATTTGCAGTTGCTAACTCTTCGGTCGGGTAGAGCCTCATCACGTCACTGTTTAGCTCAGCATAAGCGCGGAAGTTGACCACCTGCTCTGAGTATTTATCTGGGCTGCACAATATCTGCAATATCGAGGTGTGCATAATATTTACAGGTGGGGCCACTTCGAGAGATTCTTCCAGGCTCTGCATCGCCGGATGACTATCCATGCCTGCTGGCTTTGGTGGGGGTGGTATGACTTCGATGTTTTGTGCCAGCGCGCCTGAGTAGCAGAGCACCGCAGGCAGTGTCAAGCCAAGCAGAGTGCAGGCAAAGGCGAGCAGGCGGTCGCTTGTCTGTCTGCCCGTATGTACGAGGCTCATATCCTTACTTTTTGGCATTGTTTACCACGCTTTTGGGAGTGGTTGCAGTGCTGGCTGCCTTGGGAAATTTGTCGGGAGCAATTAAGATTATTTTGCTGATGGAGCGAAATCCACCAATACTAAAATTAAATCTGCCTTTAACCTGGGTATCAAATATACCTGTAAGTGTGACGTACTGATTGTCCAGGGCGCTGAGGTTGATGCCGAGGGTATTGGATTTGCCTGAGCGATGCTCGTCGCGGCTAAAGTCTAGCCACAGTCCATCCAGTGAGAGTCTAAAGTTGCCAAATTCTCTGGAAGGATATAGCTCATAATCTTCATCCCTAAAATGCATAAATCCCTGGGTTGTGACAAGCTTGCCGCTATATTTATCTGGATTGGATAAAAGTGCAAAAAGCGGCACTTGCAGGCTGGTCACTGACTGACTCGGGGTTTGTTTTTGCCCTATATCTTTTTGCCCAGCCTCTGTAGGCTGATTGGTAGAGTCTGCTTGAGTTATCGTCTCTGGTAAGGTGGTCTTAATCTCCTGCACCACAGGAGCTACCGTCAGATCTGCTGCAGGTGCCGGTGGAGCCCCGGTGCAAAGCAAGGTCGCACCAAATGCGACACCAATAAGTCTGATTGGATTGTTTGATTTGCCCATTTGCCTGCCGACTTTCTGCATAGAATTTGCTATCCACAAAAGTAAATAGCCGTTCTAATTGTATAAAAGTTCCTTGCTTGGCAACAGGACCAATCTTTTAAGACACTTTGTCGGAATCACATGAGCTGGACTGGAGTTTAGCTTTGCCGCTGGCATCAGGCTTTGTGTAGGTCTCGTTGACGACGTCATGTCCGGCTCCACCGCCCTGAGAATTGGAGAGTTCTAGGACATCCTGAGATTGGGGGAAGCCCATTTCGTAAAAAACGTTTGTCTGAGACATCTTTGCCGGCAGCTTCATCTGCTTTGACGTTTTCTCTGGTTAATTCCACCAGCTTATTCATTACACCGGCTCGAGCTTCTTTGTCGACACCGGCGGCATCCAGCAGATTGCAGACTACTTGCTTCTCGCGCGGGCTATTGACCAGGCGATCGGCGTCCTGTCTGCTTATTTCGGGTACATCACCGGGCATAATCTTCTCCTGCGCTGGATTGTCGGCCAATTTTTAGCCAAACCTGAGTTAGTTATGCCCCTATACGGTGGTTTTTTAAACCTGGCGCCATGGCGCTATGACCAGGTCGGTTTTATAACCGACCTGGTCAGTAGCCTTTGCCTGCCTGATCAAGCAAATCGCAAAGGGTTGGTTGTGTAGTCTGTCCACTGGAAGATACGAGCAGTGCGCTTTATAGAGCTCTGTTGATTGGCTTGTTTGAGTGCTAGCGTATCTTGAGCTCTGCTGCTGACATATGGATTTTCGTCTTCTAACAGTAGCTCCAGATAGTAGTCATCAATGCTCAAATCTTCGGCAATAGCAAATCGCACGCTGGGATCGTCGTCTTGGCACAGTCTATAGATGATCTCATCGGACGCTCTGGGATTTGTGGCAACCGCAATTTTGACTTCAGGATGTGTATCCTGTGACAGTCGCCTCAGTACATCGGTTGGTGTGTTTTTGTTCTCGGCTACTCTCCTTCTTATTTTGTGATCGCAATTATTGGCAAGATTGCTGAGTATTTCAGCAGCGGTGTCTGGTCTGCCAGCGCTGATATAGTCCAAAAAACATTTGGCATTCTTGCAGATATCCATGGTGCTCTACTCCGTTTTTCAAATGAAATTCAAAGTTGGGGCAATCAAAAACATTTTTCCAAAATACTTTTTATAGCTATCTGACTTGTGCGAATTTTGTGGCATAGATTAGGGCGACCTCAGTGAACTGAAATCGCCCTTGTGGTCTATGCATCAGCCTGAGGCTGAGTTCAATTCAACAGATAGCTATATTTTGGTTTTCTAAAAATATTGCATCTTTTGTGTCTTATTCTTTTGCATCCTCCGTAAGTCGCAGATGAATGAGATAAGAGTTTTGAATTGCTGGACCGATTTAGTCGTTCCATATTTATTTCTATCAAACAATTTTGGATCTCGCAACTCCTTTTTTGCATTTTTAATTTTGTGCAAAG
Proteins encoded in this region:
- a CDS encoding type III polyketide synthase; the encoded protein is MTSIISLGTAQPAYTVSQAQYYALARMISCQSAKQEKTLEKVYKKSGVQSRATVLQTSPATIPGDPFYHQPQQESDSGPTTAQRMELYNREITPLATSACQSALEQAGIDIGTVTHLVTASCTGFAAPGFDLQLFSTLGLSPSVQRTHVGFMGCHGALNALRVANSYCLSDSSAVVLLCAAELCSMHFQYGWCTNSVVSNALFADGAAALILRGADYDDSADFDDSAKRLQIQYRSAASYVVPDSNHVMSWQIGDAGFIMSLTSDVPDLIEANLPTFMDNWLDKQGLKLSDIKGWAVHPGGPRILDAVESALGLSPNDIATSRQVLAECGNMSSPTVLFILQRLIARGNHLPCVILGFGPGLTVEAALLT
- a CDS encoding glutamine--tRNA ligase/YqeY domain fusion protein encodes the protein MNSSAPAQAKPGDFIRDIINDDLEAKRHAKVITRFPPEPNGFLHIGHAKSICLNFGLALDYREKLPDSGTRCHLRFDDTDPAKEDTLFEDGIQADVRWLGFEWDGLYHASDYFEKMYEYAEHLITAGKAYVCSLSDAETKAHRGNVTTPGTNSPYRERTVEENLDLFRRMRKGEFKDGEHVLRAKIDMANANMKMRDPMLYRIRHTAHHMTGDTWCIYPMYDYAHPISDAIEGITHSICTLEFENNRELYDWMIDNLIDYAKFPSRPHQYEFARLNLNYTVMSKRRLLELVTGNHVSGWDDPRLPTIAGLRRRGYTPESIRAFCASVGVSKANSTVDMAQLEFCIRDDLNHKAPRVMAVLKPLKVVIENYPDDKVEELDASYWPHDVPKEGSRKVPFSKEIYIEQDDFMENAPKDYFRLAPGKEVRLRYAYFITCTDVVKDAAGNVIELKAKYDTETPLGENPVGRKVKGTIHWVDAKHSVDSEIRLYDRLLSDEAPPAGKDSEFLNAINPNALQVLTGCKVERSLGESKPGERFQFERQGYFINDKDSTDKKPVFNRIVTLKDSWARSQKK
- a CDS encoding methyltransferase domain-containing protein; amino-acid sequence: MLARTRVDELMDDPGLDYASHVKALQGLERLNSFSTSAEILWQQIKPFARSAESKKLSVLDIATGGGDIPVALYRLAKKDKVRLDITAGDISDTAIDYSTAYAKLYNIPIKVIRLDALNDPLPGGFDVVITSLFTHHLEPEQVVSLMAKMRESTRGIVLINDLVRSDISLAAVWLATRLLSTSPIVQFDGPASVRGSYTPAEMRKMAEQAGLNDCQIKMHPPCRQLLMWRRSFR
- a CDS encoding HEAT repeat domain-containing protein → MDICKNAKCFLDYISAGRPDTAAEILSNLANNCDHKIRRRVAENKNTPTDVLRRLSQDTHPEVKIAVATNPRASDEIIYRLCQDDDPSVRFAIAEDLSIDDYYLELLLEDENPYVSSRAQDTLALKQANQQSSIKRTARIFQWTDYTTNPLRFA
- a CDS encoding FAD-dependent monooxygenase, whose amino-acid sequence is MITGSTTIAALKQDWDIVIIGAGPAGAFAANLLSGADRRVLLIDKATFPRQKVCGCCINAAAISLLKAHGLGEIIDTLGGIPLKSLELHEASESVNVALPGGISLSRSSLDTALVSAAIIKGVTFLPGVLAQVEAQVEAPVMLQVESPSEAPAESLIKDPSSNAANHTLRSITLLSDGTKLTITSRVILVADGLSGRALELLPQFDCIAEPQSRFGCGTIIDDAPDFYQPGYIYMACTDNGYAGLVRLEDGRVDVAAAMDLNYSRAQGGASRAVMQILKDSHLPVPPSLAQVQWGGTEPLTRKRKCIAANGIFVIGDACGYAEPFTGEGIAWALTSAAAVTSIVKEALTKWQPSLSDKWQRRHRQMMRPRHKRCQLIGQGLRRRYVRRVALPLLTVLPNIAAAIVKQIVKPIE